The genomic segment AAAATCCTCAATATCCAGCCATGAAGCAATACTTATTAATGACCAATGTGAGACTGAACAATTTAAAGCAGCTCTAAAAGCTCATCAGAATGGGCAATCAGATTATTCGACTTTTATCACCATGAGTGCAAAATTAGGTATTGAAAAATGGACAGTTTGTATGGATAAAATGACTTGTACCTATTTCGATAAAAAAGGAAAAGCAATATTGGTTGAGGAAATCCCTCATTAAGGTTAATCTGGGTTATAAGAATTTTATGTGCGGAGTTTTTAACTGCCGCACTTTTTAATTATTTTTATCTTAATTCATTTACAGATCATTTACAGCTGTGCATTTTCTTTTAAGATGAATAAAATAATTATTGTTTTTGCTTTAGTCTTAACTATCTCGGCCAACACTTTTGGACAAGTGGGTGGAATCATTAAGGAATTAGGGGAAGCCAAAAGAATCGACCGTTACTCAGGTTCTGTTTCCGGGAGCGGGAATTCAGAATGGCTTTTACTGGAAGGGATCAGGCTCTTTGGCTATGGAATTTACAGACTTCAAACACATGTATTATCTACGAGGGATAAACATCCTGAAGTCGTCTCACTAGAAGGTTTTCTTCAGAGTGGCTATTATGGGAAATATAACGCCATCCTTCTCAACCCTCAGATCAGAGCTAACTGGGGAGCGTTCTCTACAGAGTTCAGACAACAAAGTATAAACGATAATACAGGATATCTGAATAACCTGGACTGGCAGATCATAAAACTTAATATCCCTATCTACCCTGTAATGATAAGCAGTGGAATGGGATTTTCTCATATAGACATTGTAAACCAGACCTTTTTTGAATTCACTTTTGGAGCACAATCAAGGTTTTTAAATGAACGCTTATGGGCTGAAGCGGTCTATAGGTCAGCTGACGGAGAAAGAACTTCCTTCAGAAAGGAATTCAAAATTACCTGTGATTATGAAGTAGGAAACAAACAGGTAAGAAATAGAGGAAGTTTCAGAGTTAGTCCATCTTTGGGTTTTGCCTATCAACAATACTATGGTAAGTTTAATCAATATTACTTACTGGCTGGCCTAAATATAAGATACTACTGATCCTTACCTTCATAACAAAGCTATCTCAATAGAAGATAATAAAGACGATCGACATATCTTCTAGCACATTAGTTTTCCAGCTTCAGATTTATCAAAATACTATTTTAATAAACCTAAATTTCCCTCTAAAAAAAACAAATTAGGGAATAAAAGGCTTTTTACTACAACACTCCTACCTGCTTCTTTGTATAACACTTTATGAACTTATATTCAGAACAACCTAAATCTTATGTAATTAATTTAGATTTCTTAAAGAAAATTAATTCTGGCATCACTCCTAACAATAATATACAAACATGACCGATGATAAACTTGCAGTATTAATCGATGCGGACAATGTGCCGTATGCAAATGTAAAGGAAATGTTGGAAGAGATTTCCAGGTATGGAACACCAACAATTAAAAGAATTTATGCGGATTGGACCAAACCAACCCTATCAGGTTGGAAGAATGTTCTTTTAGAAAATGCGATAACTCCTGTTCAACAATACAGCTATACCACAGGGAAAAACTCCAGTGATAGCGCCTTAATAATTGACGCAATGGATATTTTATATTCAAGCAAGGTCAATGGTTTTTGCATTGTCTCAAGTGACAGTGATTTTACCAGATTAGCAACCAGACTCAGGGAAGCAGGAATGACCGTTATTGGCTTCGGAGAGAAGAAAACACCTCAACCCTTTATATCCGCATGTGACAAGTTTATATATTTAGAAATTCTAAAAAGTTCAAATCATGACACGTATAGCATTACTCAAAAGGCTTCAAAACCAAAAGTAAAAGGAGAGCCTCTGAGTAAAGTTGATAAAGAAACTATACAAATGATTATAGAAAGTGTTAATGATTTAGCAGATGAGAGTGGCTGGACTTTTCTGGCTAACCTGGGTAACTTTATCATTAAAAAGAAACCGGATTTCGATCCAAGAAATTATGGCTTTCCCAAATTATTACCCTTAATAAAAAATATAAACAGATTTTATATAGACGAGAGAGAGACAGGGGTTAACAACATAAGACATATCTATCTTAAGCTAAAAGAATAAAATGCAATTCGTTACATCACTAAACTCATATAATGATGATAAATTATAAAAACTTCAATGCTTATAACATCCTCCAGAAAGCTCCGCTATAGATTTTTATTTTCACTTAAGCTTACTCATTTTTAACAAAAGATAATTTTTCTTGTAAAAAATAAATAAAACCAGGCAA from the Sporocytophaga myxococcoides genome contains:
- a CDS encoding DUF1398 domain-containing protein — its product is MFTIEQIKAAHSKVKSGADFPAYIQDIKSLGVTFYKTYVTDGHTDYYGPNDYKKSSISSHEAILINDQCETEQFKAALKAHQNGQSDYSTFITMSAKLGIEKWTVCMDKMTCTYFDKKGKAILVEEIPH
- a CDS encoding NYN domain-containing protein — its product is MTDDKLAVLIDADNVPYANVKEMLEEISRYGTPTIKRIYADWTKPTLSGWKNVLLENAITPVQQYSYTTGKNSSDSALIIDAMDILYSSKVNGFCIVSSDSDFTRLATRLREAGMTVIGFGEKKTPQPFISACDKFIYLEILKSSNHDTYSITQKASKPKVKGEPLSKVDKETIQMIIESVNDLADESGWTFLANLGNFIIKKKPDFDPRNYGFPKLLPLIKNINRFYIDERETGVNNIRHIYLKLKE